A region of Bacteroidota bacterium DNA encodes the following proteins:
- a CDS encoding PKD domain-containing protein — protein sequence MVKNLLLLSLFLLSLSVKAQNCVIAVTSTSVCLGNAVSFSVTFDNTLTANTYEWNFGNGVLNTQANPTYNYPVTGTFTPSIKITFTNNSQCIVNGPLMTVLAKPIAAFNITSSDSQCFKGNAICVQDLSTPGSSGAAIIDRTFLWGDGNFEPSPLATKNFCHNYTSKFGGLFSLVIEVTDANNCLTRLERNNAVRIFPAMDPISFTTQYTIQCNTTPVTFLNTSIMPLSKIKKFKWDFDDGTIDSSGINWNNFVHNYTKGGFFSPKLIVTDFNNCVDSFTLVNGARNIKFSDQLQIDYTSKCFSDQNYTFSVPGAVGANISWIIFDPKNDLFDSVVTDIYYQIYKRFSCGRYKVRMRASLGTCNSVVDTFVDIYGPNTILANDTSKPLNAAQCNPNDTVFFRVPRPELSCFYQNVPDWLWDFGDGFAPPCTTYTKNGQNVGVNCRYSKDSTYIKHKYDPTKPGCYKVKLIISDPIRNCSDEDTLTLSLSPPDAGPDLPTRKGLYFYTIPPGELGPPLLCFSSAFIFKIDQLLPTCKPERIWIMTDSLSGRWDSVPTDKKFYPTVYNNTIDPKGFVTVGLIVKNGDCYDTAWYHNMFQILPLNPVFRLKVEGTCAPYKITLNMVDSIQDSLKKATFGFESVIKTQNFALTDSVIHEQTSTIGTMGIKHISVTLLNTKGCTETYDTILYLGFRINSKVNSSIRCVSDSVQFLDDIDYYKLATGNWNKPARAAANKERIWYNFGDTNIFVPVGYSPKHKYSRPGNYTIRIAVQDSLGCRDTFTYTDQIKIVDVKAGIAPISANLICAPKIIPLKDQSLQIDSSLLYGSTPYDSIISYEWDFGDLKSTSQAKDPLHDFTENGTFLLKHTVITQAGCRDSITTPLTIKGPKPKYNVASGDTIGCSPVKIKLNNTTGSQLQSWQWTVNGPLDFVISTKKDTATDFTLVKAGRYRILLLGTDSITDNVTGGIIFCTSVYPDTLNPNVRPVYVTVYDKPLVNLSGPDTICPNVEFTVKTNNADTIYKQFLWQTSTGFTKPLSPSSDSIFKYSFSDSGSYYIKLTPSTTAPITCIDTAVHPIYVRSIKADFDIDAANSPIYTFTNKSVNAVSYQWDFGQPSSGSANESILQNPTHNYNNLNDSFKVCLIAKSKNDCYDTLCKTIIPVARLINIPNVFTPDNDNKNDAFDIEILGQTNYNIQIFNRWGGKVFEGTKDGVANDGNNWNGKTDNEGNICPDGVYYYIFKYKFNPQDKETVVRGSITLIRP from the coding sequence ATGGTAAAAAACCTCTTACTATTATCCTTATTCCTACTTAGCTTAAGTGTTAAAGCACAAAACTGCGTTATAGCTGTTACCTCTACCAGTGTATGTTTGGGCAATGCAGTTAGCTTTAGCGTAACTTTTGACAATACACTTACGGCCAATACTTACGAATGGAACTTTGGAAATGGCGTTTTAAATACACAGGCCAATCCAACCTACAATTACCCGGTAACGGGGACTTTTACACCCAGCATAAAAATTACATTTACCAATAACTCCCAATGTATTGTTAATGGTCCGCTTATGACGGTATTAGCAAAACCTATAGCCGCTTTTAACATAACAAGCAGCGACAGCCAGTGTTTTAAAGGCAATGCTATTTGTGTGCAGGATTTATCTACACCGGGAAGCAGTGGAGCAGCCATTATTGACCGTACTTTTTTATGGGGTGATGGTAATTTTGAACCCTCACCTTTGGCAACAAAAAATTTCTGTCATAACTATACTTCAAAATTTGGCGGATTATTCTCATTGGTTATAGAAGTAACCGATGCCAATAATTGCTTAACCCGATTAGAAAGAAACAATGCCGTAAGGATTTTTCCGGCTATGGATCCAATTAGTTTTACCACCCAATATACTATACAATGTAATACCACCCCCGTTACTTTTTTAAATACCAGTATTATGCCACTGAGTAAAATAAAAAAGTTCAAATGGGATTTTGACGATGGAACTATTGACTCAAGCGGAATCAACTGGAATAACTTTGTACACAACTATACCAAGGGTGGCTTTTTTTCGCCCAAGTTAATTGTAACTGATTTTAACAATTGTGTAGACAGCTTTACACTTGTGAACGGGGCCAGAAACATTAAATTCAGCGATCAGTTACAAATTGATTACACCAGCAAATGTTTCAGCGACCAGAACTATACGTTTAGTGTACCGGGTGCTGTAGGAGCCAATATTTCATGGATTATATTTGACCCAAAGAATGATTTATTTGATAGCGTAGTTACTGACATTTATTACCAAATATACAAACGTTTTAGTTGCGGCAGATACAAAGTGCGCATGCGTGCTTCACTCGGTACCTGTAACTCAGTAGTTGATACTTTTGTAGACATTTACGGGCCTAATACTATTTTAGCAAACGACACCTCCAAACCATTAAATGCAGCGCAGTGTAATCCAAACGATACTGTATTTTTCAGGGTACCCCGTCCTGAATTATCATGCTTTTACCAAAACGTACCCGATTGGCTTTGGGATTTTGGCGATGGCTTTGCGCCACCATGTACTACCTATACTAAAAATGGGCAAAACGTTGGTGTAAACTGCCGTTACAGTAAGGATAGTACTTATATTAAACATAAGTACGACCCAACCAAACCCGGTTGTTATAAAGTAAAATTAATTATTAGCGACCCTATTCGGAATTGTAGTGACGAAGATACTTTAACCCTTAGCTTATCACCGCCCGATGCAGGGCCTGATTTGCCTACCCGAAAAGGCTTGTATTTTTATACCATTCCACCCGGTGAACTTGGTCCGCCACTACTCTGTTTTTCAAGTGCTTTTATATTTAAAATCGATCAGCTATTACCAACCTGTAAGCCCGAAAGAATTTGGATAATGACTGACTCCCTATCAGGCCGATGGGACAGTGTGCCCACCGATAAAAAGTTCTATCCTACTGTTTACAATAATACTATTGACCCAAAGGGATTTGTTACCGTTGGCTTAATTGTAAAAAATGGTGATTGTTATGATACTGCCTGGTACCATAATATGTTTCAAATTTTACCTCTTAATCCCGTATTCAGATTAAAGGTAGAGGGTACTTGTGCACCCTATAAAATAACTTTAAATATGGTTGATTCCATACAAGACAGTTTAAAAAAGGCCACTTTTGGTTTTGAAAGTGTTATAAAGACACAAAATTTTGCCCTCACTGATTCTGTTATTCATGAACAAACGAGTACCATTGGCACCATGGGTATTAAGCATATTTCCGTCACCTTACTAAATACCAAAGGCTGTACCGAAACGTATGATACCATTCTTTATTTGGGCTTTAGGATAAATTCTAAAGTAAACAGTTCAATACGGTGTGTGTCGGATAGTGTGCAGTTTTTAGATGATATAGATTACTATAAACTGGCCACGGGCAACTGGAACAAACCCGCTAGGGCGGCTGCAAACAAAGAACGTATATGGTATAACTTTGGCGATACCAATATTTTTGTACCGGTAGGTTATTCGCCCAAACATAAATACAGCAGACCGGGTAATTATACTATAAGAATAGCTGTTCAGGATAGTTTAGGTTGTCGTGATACATTTACCTATACTGACCAAATTAAAATAGTGGATGTAAAAGCCGGTATTGCCCCTATTAGTGCCAACTTAATTTGTGCACCTAAAATTATTCCATTAAAAGACCAATCATTACAAATAGATTCATCGTTGTTATATGGCAGTACTCCATACGATTCTATTATTTCGTACGAATGGGATTTTGGTGATTTAAAGAGTACAAGCCAAGCAAAGGACCCATTGCATGACTTTACGGAAAACGGTACGTTTTTACTGAAGCACACCGTTATAACACAAGCCGGGTGTAGAGATTCTATTACTACTCCGTTAACCATAAAAGGACCTAAACCTAAATACAATGTTGCCAGTGGCGATACAATAGGTTGTAGCCCTGTAAAAATTAAATTAAACAATACAACAGGCAGCCAACTGCAAAGCTGGCAATGGACTGTAAATGGGCCGCTTGATTTTGTCATATCTACCAAAAAAGATACGGCTACCGATTTTACTTTAGTAAAAGCAGGCCGTTATAGAATATTGCTATTGGGAACCGACTCTATTACAGATAATGTTACGGGTGGAATTATTTTCTGTACTTCTGTTTACCCGGACACATTGAACCCTAATGTGCGACCGGTTTACGTAACGGTATACGATAAACCATTGGTTAATTTATCGGGGCCTGATACCATTTGCCCGAATGTAGAGTTTACTGTTAAGACCAATAATGCCGATACTATATATAAACAATTTTTATGGCAAACCAGTACCGGATTTACCAAACCATTAAGTCCTAGTTCTGATTCTATTTTTAAATATAGTTTTAGTGACTCCGGTAGTTACTATATTAAACTAACGCCCTCAACTACTGCTCCTATCACTTGTATTGATACCGCTGTGCATCCAATATATGTAAGAAGCATTAAAGCTGATTTTGATATTGATGCCGCTAATTCACCTATTTATACATTTACCAATAAATCTGTTAATGCGGTTTCATATCAGTGGGATTTTGGGCAGCCTAGTTCTGGTAGTGCTAACGAGTCGATCTTACAAAACCCTACACATAACTATAACAATTTAAACGATAGTTTTAAAGTATGTTTAATAGCTAAAAGCAAAAACGACTGTTACGATACCTTATGCAAAACCATCATTCCTGTGGCCCGTTTAATCAATATTCCAAATGTATTTACGCCTGATAACGACAATAAAAACGATGCGTTTGACATAGAAATACTAGGGCAAACGAACTATAACATACAAATATTTAACCGTTGGGGTGGTAAAGTATTTGAAGGTACCAAAGACGGTGTAGCCAACGATGGTAACAACTGGAATGGTAAAACAGATAACGAAGGAAATATTTGCCCTGACGGGGTTTACTATTATATATTTAAATATAAGTTTAACCCACAAGACAAAGAAACGGTAGTACGTGGTTCTATTACATTGATAAGGCCTTAG
- a CDS encoding thioredoxin family protein, with protein sequence MKYFYIFLLFTIGACTTCKNFTSQNQNGNMILNGRVSKSDLSNNKNFKWFDEGYTNYKPNPEIVNQLKPLKEDLKILVIAGTWCGDTQRELPHFYKLADAIGIPNKNIELIMVNEQKETNALNVSVLQVTNVPTFIFFKDGKEQGRIIEKAKNTLEEDIANLLHLM encoded by the coding sequence ATGAAATATTTTTATATCTTTTTATTGTTTACAATAGGTGCTTGCACTACTTGTAAAAACTTTACTTCTCAAAACCAAAATGGCAATATGATTTTAAACGGACGTGTTTCAAAAAGTGATTTAAGCAATAACAAAAACTTTAAATGGTTTGATGAAGGTTACACAAACTATAAACCAAACCCAGAAATTGTAAACCAACTAAAACCTTTAAAAGAAGATTTAAAAATACTGGTAATTGCTGGTACCTGGTGTGGTGATACACAAAGAGAATTGCCTCATTTTTACAAATTAGCCGATGCCATTGGCATTCCGAATAAAAATATTGAGCTGATAATGGTAAACGAGCAAAAGGAAACAAATGCGCTTAATGTTAGTGTTTTGCAAGTGACCAATGTACCTACTTTTATATTTTTTAAAGATGGTAAAGAGCAAGGACGTATTATTGAAAAAGCTAAAAATACACTCGAAGAGGACATAGCTAATTTACTGCACTTAATGTAA
- the dnaX gene encoding DNA polymerase III subunit gamma/tau, translating into MKLIAGMENFVVSARKYRPASFDTVIGQGHVVQTLKNAIKNRHLAHAFLFCGPRGVGKTTSARLLAKTINCTNLTPELEACNNCDSCNAFNNNASFNIYELDAASNNSVDDIRALVEQVRYAPQGATYKIYIIDEVHMLSAQAFNAFLKTLEEPPPYAKFILATTEKHKILPTIISRCQVFDFHRIKIDDAVKQLKQICEKENITADEDALHIIAQKADGAMRDALSIFDRIVSFSGNNIKYQDVINNLNILDYDYYFKAVNLLLNEDLAGMLLLFDDILTNGFDSLHFLGGFSEHIRNLLVCKHPDTVKLLEVSQSVAKKFMEQGAAASSGLLINALNVLNKCELDYKAAKNQRLHVELCLMKLCHLQSYINLQNGNVELKKK; encoded by the coding sequence ATGAAATTAATTGCGGGCATGGAAAATTTTGTGGTGTCTGCCCGTAAATATCGTCCGGCTAGTTTCGATACAGTAATTGGCCAAGGCCATGTTGTACAAACTTTAAAAAATGCTATTAAAAACAGACATTTAGCGCACGCCTTTTTATTTTGTGGACCACGTGGTGTAGGTAAAACTACATCGGCCAGACTTTTAGCAAAAACCATTAACTGTACCAATCTTACACCTGAATTAGAAGCCTGTAATAACTGTGATAGTTGCAATGCTTTTAACAACAATGCTTCGTTTAACATATATGAATTAGATGCTGCCAGCAATAACTCGGTTGACGATATAAGGGCTTTGGTAGAACAAGTTAGGTATGCACCACAAGGAGCTACTTATAAAATATATATTATTGATGAGGTTCACATGTTGAGTGCGCAAGCGTTCAATGCCTTTTTAAAAACATTAGAAGAACCACCTCCATACGCTAAGTTTATTTTAGCTACTACAGAAAAACATAAAATTTTACCGACTATTATTTCCCGTTGCCAGGTTTTTGATTTTCACAGAATAAAAATTGACGATGCAGTAAAGCAGCTTAAACAAATTTGTGAAAAAGAAAACATTACTGCCGATGAAGATGCACTACATATTATAGCGCAAAAAGCTGATGGCGCTATGCGTGATGCTCTTTCTATTTTTGACAGGATTGTTAGTTTTAGCGGTAATAATATTAAGTACCAAGATGTAATAAATAACTTAAACATACTTGATTACGACTATTACTTTAAAGCCGTAAACTTACTGTTAAACGAAGATTTAGCAGGTATGTTATTGCTGTTTGATGATATATTAACCAATGGATTTGATTCACTTCATTTTTTAGGAGGCTTTAGCGAGCATATCAGAAACTTATTGGTATGTAAACACCCAGATACGGTTAAACTACTTGAAGTATCACAAAGTGTGGCTAAAAAGTTTATGGAGCAAGGCGCTGCAGCCAGTTCAGGATTACTCATTAATGCATTAAATGTATTAAACAAATGTGAACTTGATTACAAAGCGGCCAAAAACCAAAGGCTTCATGTAGAGCTTTGCTTAATGAAACTTTGCCACCTACAATCTTATATCAACTTGCAAAATGGCAATGTTGAACTAAAAAAAAAATAA
- the truB gene encoding tRNA pseudouridine(55) synthase TruB, which yields MKKAHVSQINALQDVILVNKPLGWTSFQVVNKLRYAITRFHKESLLENNGQKRRIKVGHAGTLDPLATGLLIICVGKETKNIDQYMATEKEYTGSFCLGATRPSYDKETEINQHFETSHITNELIMEVAAGFVGEQMQMPPIFSAIKKDGQRAYNAARSGTEIVLDKRLINILSFEITKIEMPLVYFKIVCSKGTYIRSIANDFGEKLSSGAYLDSLCRTASGNYLLTDAVTIEEFLQVENKE from the coding sequence ATGAAAAAAGCGCATGTTTCGCAAATAAATGCATTGCAGGATGTTATTCTGGTAAACAAACCATTGGGATGGACAAGTTTTCAGGTGGTAAATAAATTGCGCTATGCCATTACCCGGTTTCACAAAGAAAGTTTATTGGAAAACAATGGGCAAAAACGCAGAATAAAAGTAGGACATGCAGGCACACTCGATCCTTTAGCTACCGGTTTATTAATTATTTGTGTGGGAAAAGAAACCAAAAATATAGACCAATACATGGCTACTGAAAAGGAATATACGGGGAGTTTTTGTTTAGGTGCTACCAGACCCAGTTACGATAAAGAAACAGAAATTAACCAGCACTTTGAAACAAGCCATATTACCAATGAATTGATAATGGAAGTAGCTGCCGGTTTTGTAGGAGAGCAAATGCAAATGCCACCCATATTTTCAGCCATAAAAAAAGATGGACAAAGGGCATACAACGCAGCGCGTAGTGGCACTGAAATAGTTTTAGATAAGCGATTGATTAATATACTATCGTTTGAGATTACAAAAATTGAAATGCCTTTGGTTTACTTTAAAATAGTATGTAGCAAAGGAACTTATATACGCAGTATTGCAAACGATTTTGGCGAAAAATTAAGCAGCGGTGCTTACCTTGATTCACTGTGCAGAACAGCTAGTGGAAACTATCTTTTAACCGATGCGGTAACCATTGAAGAATTTTTGCAGGTAGAAAATAAAGAATAA
- a CDS encoding MBL fold metallo-hydrolase, with protein sequence MKSYSIETGRFKLDGGAMFGVVPKSIWNKLNPADDNNMISLAMRCLLIEDGNRLMLIDNGMGDKQDAKFFGHYYMHGDFTLEKSLAAHGFTTDDITDMVLTHLHFDHCGGSIKWNSDRTKYETAFKNATYWIADAHWQEAIAPNPREKASFLKENILPIEESGQLKLLKQNEKFHSEIDLLFTVGHTNNMMHPIVPYNNTKLIYLADVIPTMAHIPTPYVMGYDVRPLDTMKEKTNILKQAADNNYLLYFEHDPFNEMCSVHETEKGIRVKDILKME encoded by the coding sequence ATGAAATCATATAGCATAGAAACAGGACGGTTTAAATTAGATGGTGGAGCCATGTTTGGTGTAGTTCCTAAATCAATCTGGAACAAGTTAAATCCGGCCGATGATAACAATATGATTAGTTTGGCTATGCGTTGTTTATTAATTGAAGATGGAAACAGGTTGATGTTAATAGACAATGGAATGGGCGATAAACAAGATGCTAAATTTTTTGGACATTATTATATGCATGGCGATTTTACATTGGAGAAATCGCTGGCAGCACATGGCTTTACAACTGATGATATAACAGATATGGTTTTAACACATTTGCATTTTGACCATTGTGGTGGCAGCATAAAATGGAACAGTGACAGAACCAAATATGAAACAGCTTTTAAAAATGCTACTTACTGGATTGCTGATGCACACTGGCAAGAAGCTATAGCACCCAACCCAAGAGAAAAGGCTAGTTTTTTAAAAGAAAATATTTTACCGATTGAAGAAAGCGGACAATTAAAATTATTGAAACAAAACGAAAAATTCCATTCAGAAATTGATTTACTTTTTACCGTTGGGCATACCAATAACATGATGCATCCCATTGTACCTTATAACAATACTAAATTGATTTATTTGGCTGATGTAATACCAACTATGGCGCATATTCCTACCCCTTATGTAATGGGCTATGATGTGCGTCCGCTTGATACGATGAAAGAAAAAACTAATATTTTAAAGCAAGCTGCCGATAACAATTATTTACTCTATTTTGAACACGACCCATTCAACGAAATGTGTTCGGTGCACGAAACAGAAAAAGGCATCAGGGTAAAAGATATTTTAAAAATGGAGTAA